The following nucleotide sequence is from Salvia splendens isolate huo1 chromosome 2, SspV2, whole genome shotgun sequence.
GGGAGAGAAGTGCACTGAGTGGCAGAAATGAAGATTTCTCAGACAGTTTGATTGTCTTACAACACCACCCTGTTTACACCATGGGCACCGGCAGCTGTGAGAATTACTTGAATTTTGATGTCAACAATGCTCCTTTTGATTTGTATGGCACTGAAAGAGGTGGTGAAGTTACATATCATGGCCCTGGTCAGGTattcttcttcctcatttttCACTGTGTTTGCTTTGTTAGTTATTCATATTTTTGCTACAAATGGAGAATTGGTCAAAATTTGAGGAATTTCTTATTTCTCTAACTATCTCAGTTCTAGTTTTGAATAATGGATCTTGGAATGTAGACTTGTAGTGTCTTTGGCATAATAGGCTTGGCAGAAGTTTGAAATTGTACTAAATTTTGTGAGGAATTTCAACTTTAGGAAGTGTGTGAAGAGATAAATGTGTTCCATTGTAGATGTGGTGGGTGATTGTTCTTTTGGTCTGACCAATATGATTGTTTTCTGTGTAGCTAGTCATGTATCCTATCATCAATCTCCGGTATTACAAGATGGATCCCCATTGGTACCTGAGATCACTCGAAGAGGTGGTTATTCGGGCTCTTTCTTCTACATTTGCGATTAAAGCTTCAAGAGTTGAGGGTTTAACTGGTGTTTGGGTTGGTACGTACTGTGATTTCAGTTTCGTTTTTTTTGCTGGTCTATAAGGCACGCGGCCATTTGCGTGGAAACAGATAAGATTGATGTTTTTGTCCTTTCAAGTTACTATATAGTTAAAAGACATACGAGGATCCACTCTAGATAGGATTCTCTGCACTATTGGAAATCATGGAGTCCTTAGAAGTTAGAACTTGAATGTGTGAGTTATTGACTTGTTGTGATTGCCTTTGCGGATTCATGTGTAATAATAGTGGGGGGATGCAGATAATTCTAAAGAATTTGCTTCCGAGAGCATTAGAGAATCCTGATTTGGTAATAGTAAAACCCATTCAAATGCAcaataagcaaaaaaaaaaaagatagtaTGTGATTTCCCTTGAGTTGATGTGATCTTTTAAAACAAGTACAGAAAAAGGAAAATCATAAAAGCAGCTCAGCAGAACAAAGGATCTTTATTCTTGTAGCTTCTTGAGTATTTGTATGATTGAAATTCTGGTGTATTggttatataaatttttttatgtcaAATGACTTCTCATACTTATTTTTCTGTCAAGTCCTGGAAATCGTCTAGAGATGTTTCGTTATCACAAACAAAAACTGAAAATGTAAGTAGAAAGTTCAAGGATGCAATTCATTTGTGTTTGGCAATCTTTACTTGCATCTAATATTCAAAGAAATTTGCATGGTATATGAAAGATTAGAAGATGTCTTCTCATTTCAGATTGTTGCTTCATATATTCATTCACTATTCATAATTTTGCTGCTATATCAAAGCTTTacataaattatgaaaattttgaaatttctgATAGTTGTTTTGACCTTACTTTCTCTCCCCTCAGTTTGGTTTACCATTCTTGAACTGAAATTAATGGCCATATgcatctttttttctttcttgtcCTCTTTTTGCTGCACACGCAATGATTTCCTACATGAGTTTTGGCCTGAACAATATAAAATCTCTACATCTTCAATTGTTTCAGGTGATGCGAAATTAGCTGCCATTGGTATCGAAGTATCAAAATGGATAGCATATCATGGCTTGGCACTGAATGTAACCACGGACTTACGACCCTTTGATCAGATAATCCCATGTGGGATTAGGGATCGTCAAGTTGGAAGCATCAAGGGGCTCCTAAACGAAAATGGGCACCGAGTCGAAGATTATGATCTCAATGATGATCAAGATTTGATGTACACTACTTGTAAGTCGCTTGTTAGGGAATTCTGTGATGTTTTTCAAATCGACTTGTGCCAAAAAACTTTACAAAGACCGGCTACTGACTGGGAATCTGTTGGCCTAACATCTTGCAGATCCAATCTTCACAAAAGATTAAGAAAAGATAGCATTCTGTGCACTTTCATTGTATTGTGTGCTTCATTAGCATAATACAGACGGGTTTGAGCAGCTTCAGTCTTAATAACCATAAAGTTTAGTCTAATCCATGAATCTTTAAAACAAGTTTGGAATGTATGAAAGGAGGTtatgtttcattttttctccgatttcaataattatttagTGATTACATAGTGTAACTTAGTTAATGAGTTCACATGATCACATCATCTAAAAGGAGGTATCCGCAATTAAAAATCTCATATTGTCATTTTGTTAGTCCTCTAAAAAGGTTTTATACTTTTAATATTGATGTAGATAAATCTCGCATATGAAAGTAGACCACATTCTACTAAAAGAGGGAGTAGAAATTTCTTAGCTAATCTGTATTTCAATGCTGCAAAACTCATAATCTCGATCACATATGCAGAACGCTACATTCTCTAAAGCAAGGAAAACAAAATACTGTATCGACATTAAGGGGATGAAAATAGATCTACCGCTATATACATCAGTAGTTCTCTGCAACTGGCCTCGATGGAAATAAACGAAGTAGAAATGTCAGGAACGACCAGAGACTGACGACCCCAAGAACTCGAAAAGTGACAATCATCGAAATCAAAGCCCCAGTTCTTTCCATAACTGCAGGGGTTGCAGATGCCTCCCTCATCCCGTATACTAATCTCTCAATGAAACCCGTAGCCCTGGTCAACTGATATATCCTATAGACCTGAGGACAATGCAAATACTTTAAACGATGACTCCATTTGAATCAAgatgaaatgaaaattaaatgCAAGCATTTTGTACCTCAAAGATAATGGGTATAAGAGGCCAACTGGATGAGCCATTCCTCTCAAGACGTTTCTCAAAGATATATTGAGCCAAACAACCAGCTAATAAAGGAGCGACCGAGACTAATGCAGAAATACCAATCACTGGCCAGGTAACATAAACAGCCAGAAGAGGGGCAAATACTTTAAAGCCCATAGTAAAGTAGGTTGATGCCAGATATCCTTTAAGTCCTGTGATGAGGGACCATCTCTTTGAGCTAAACTCAAGATATGGCTTCTGTACTCGTTCGGTTACAAGCAGAAAGATAGCAAGTCCAGCATAAAAGATTATCTCGGTTGAGAAGGAAGAAATAATTTCTGCACCAACATCAAAGTTAAAAATTGTTAATGTTTTGCGATCTGAAAACTGCAATAAGAAAAACTAAATCCCTTACCCTCTGACACTCTACTTATAAAATGTTTGTGATAAATTGATGTTTTTTTATCATACATGAGAGGAAAATGCAGACGATGAATTTAGTCTAGTAAGAGCAATATCAGAAGAACTTTCTTTCAGTATGCAATTCAATCACCTGTTTGCTGAAGTTCACTTTATGAATAGGCTAAGATCACTTTTTATTGAAACAAATTCAGGTATTCTGAAGCCCGGCATTTAAGCATGGTGAACCTAATCTGCTAAGTAGCTTTACATTCCACCATTATCATAAGCAAACATCATGGCAGTTATACATCATACAGATAAAAAAAATCGAGCAAATCACCCCTAATAATGTTCAGttacaatgaaaataaaagagagaacaATAAAATCGCTCACTGAAGTATCTGAACTTCGACTTGCAGGAGAACTTATCCACACTGAGTTGCACCAAGTACCATTTCCAGTACGGCAAATAAATTCAGATAACGGATAGTAAAAACAAGTCTCAGATTGAGCGTTCCTTTCATACCCGAGCATTATTACTTGGCTCGCAAATTACGAATGAAGATTATAACAAGTATTACAATGACACTACCAGAAACATTAGTTCGTCACTCAACATCTGAGATAAGCAACTTCAAACACAGTTATATATTCAGTAAAATAAGATGACTGCATTGTAGTCTCAAGCACAATATACTGCTAAAAAGAAGTTGCAAAATACCTGCAAAAATCTCATTCCTGAAAGCGTCCTCGACAGCGCTAGCAATAAAGAACTGAGGAACAATCAACGCCGCAATCAAGGCAGCCGGGGCCAAAGCCCAAAGTAAGGAGCCAGTCCCTTCCATAAAGGGAGTCGATACCAATTTGCCTTCTTCCACCGACTGATGGCTCAAACCACCAAAAGAAACAGAGCCCGACTTCCCATGAAATTCATCCGACCCCTTTCTTGCAAAAACCCGAAAATCTAACTTCCTTGGAGAAATCAAATTAGCAGCACGTATGAAGCAGCCCTCGCTTCTTAAAGATGAAACCACAGCTGAAATGCGGGAAAATGGGTCGGCTACGAACAATTTACTTTtaaaaataggaacaaaatTAGGGAAACTTACATTTGAGCTGAATATGAAGTGGCCTCGGAATTATCAACCCAGATTGATTTCTGTAATGTTTGTTGACCTAGGAGTGGATATATTTCttaatttatgaaaattgtCGCAAGGAAATGAGAGACTGAAGATAGAACACTTACAGCCTGAAATCGGCGGGGCGAAATTTGGATTGAGGGAGGAGAGGTTTGAAGGAAAACAGAGGCAGATTGAAGCTTCATCTTTCCGTTGTTTGATAGAATACGATTTGGGTGGAATTTAGAAGGGTGGGGTTTTAGGAGAGATGAATTATCTTCGGTATTGCGGTAGTACAAGAAAAAGGGTGATTTAGAGAGCTCGATAAATTTATCAAACCGAGCtcaataatgatgatgatgatgatgcttggttgggttgggttgggttgggttggttGGTTCATAGGGCTCATGTTtagatttgttttgtgaacttGTTAATCGATCAGCCAACATTTGATTGATCAAATCTTTGTTTGATTGAGCGAGTCAGTAACGCTCGGCTCGGCATTGATCAAAGAGCACATTATTCCACCATTTATTTCTTGCTTCCTTTTAATAAGATTGAAGTTGAAcacggagggagggagggaggagaAACATCGTCGCATGCGAATTCAAACATTAGTTTTGTCTCCAAAATTCCAAAGtgattttgaaaattaaacACTTATGTTTTCGCCTCCTCTGCCATCAATATCAGCCATAATTAGATTCTAATTTGTAATAATGTTCTATACAAAATTGCTTATATGTTTACAACCAAAACCAAATGttcttaattatataattatttatttaatactagtTATAATTAGGTCAAACTCATTTTGATTGTCAAATAAGGCATCATCACTTTTTAAGACAAAAATGAACCAAATCTTTTCTCTTTGTTTTAATACTCAAATATAATGTTCTTGACATAATCATAAAATGAGTatgcatttaaaataaaaaaaaatagacctCTTTCTATTTTGCGTCAAAATCAATCTCATGTGGTTTCGAGAAACCAGTTGATAACAAATCATAGATGGCAAGCTGATAAAAATCTGCAATACTTTCATCTAACAAAACTCCTTcaaataatttcacaaaatcaGTAATTGACAAAATCTAAGTGTACCTCTCAGTTTATGTACAAAATATACACACATCCCACGCAGCTCGGACTTACGACTCCAGACCTCTTCCTTGACCATGTCGAATAATGCTGAGCTCGCCTTACAAGCTTGTGCGGTTAAATGAGAAACAGGGGTTcgtatacatacatacatacattatAGGTTGTTCATGATGGACGCAAGGTAACTGAACCAGGAGCTTTCGTTAATACCCCACCATCGGACATGTAGAAACAGTTATAGTTGATACGAGTAACTAGAGCCGCCAAATGAGGGAACTGCCCCACGTTGAGCTTCACGGAGAGAATCTGAAATGCCAAATAGATAATTAAGACAGGCAAAACAAATGTCCAAATACTCGTGTTTTGTACATAATATATTCTCGGTCACATGAAGAATGCTACAAGTTACTGGTTCTCTTTACTTATAGTTAGTTGGTCATTCATAATTGACATTACTGATACACCTCCAAGTGCTTTGAACCAACTATGGAGAAaccaaaaaaagaagagaagccAAAGAGATAACTTGGGAGATGTTTCCGCAACAAATGTGAAAAAGATAgcaataagaaaacaaagattcTGTCAGTAAGAAATTCACTGACTATATTTTAGTAAACTCTTTTGGACATTTGCAAGACGAAAAATCTTACACTCCCAGCTGACACACTCCAGATGAAGAAGTCAAGTTTTGAGTTAATTTCAGTTTAGTCTTGCCAAACTTAGGGGTTTGGAAACAGATAGAAACGAACTGAAAGTTGACTATTGACATTGCTAATATTAAAATGGTCTGATTTAATGGCATAAACAGTTAAAGGGCGTGTGAATTGTACAGCGATGAAGCCCACACCAAACAAACTCATGGGGTCTAAGGTTCTATAACTTTTGGAAGGAAGCTGGATTCAGTAAAAAGGTGGAAATATAAGAAAGTAGAAACAATCCGAATAAAACTTCAGGAAAAAAAGGTTTATGACTGAGGAATATACCCTGAGAAGGAAGGCCATGCAGTCATCAAACTGTTTCTCTATTCGCTCCACTTCCTTCTCACATCTTGCTTTTACGGCAGAAACTGCTCCACTGCTGTTTATAGTTTGCTGTACAGAATAGAAGTCCAGCGCTAGCCCAAGGATACTGTTTATACGGCTAGCAATCAAACCCCACTGTGGGTAAACAGGGATTCTCATCAGATGCTTACAATTTTAATGTTGGTTCTATAAAGGTTTGCATCAATAACTGCTAATACTGAAAGAGACAACAGCAAGGACAAACCAGCTTGTCTGGAACCACGAAACATTGTCTCTGAATCGACAACAAGTAGGCCTCATGTACTTCAATCACTTCATCAAGAGTTCCAGCAGCTGCCACACCCTCACAAAGTTCACGCCATGCATTATGATATACCTGTTCATCATATCCAGGTTACAGTCTAAAAGGAGCATCTCTACAAACACTTCTTATTCACAATAGCTATCTTTCACAAAAAGTTACCAGTTCATGGTCTAAATGACATTGATCATACATAAAAGATTGTTCATAGAAAAACCCCGGCACCTAGTTATTTTAATAAAGCACAATAAGAAATTAAACTGAAGTTTCTATGTTTGAGAAGTTAGGAGCCACATTACTCGGTCCATAACATATTGATGAAAGGCATCTACAAAATGAAGCAGTTTGTGCTCTAGCAACCAGTGGCGCTTGTGTTTCCTTCTTGCAGTGCTTCTATCCTGAAAGATCCAaagttaaaatattaatattcaaaATACCGTCATTAGAGGACAAAAAATGTGCAACATAACATAGACCAACTTCATTTGCTGGAATAGTCTTAAAAATGAACGTCCAGCCACTTTAGACAAAATAAAGGCTGCAAATTAGCAAGCCGTACCTTCCACATCCACTTCCGAGCCTTGTCAAGCACAAATTTTGCACGTTTAACTTTCAATAAGAAATTCATAACCTGCAGAAAATACAGTGATGATATCGTCAATTATTAGTTTATCACAAACAAGAGTTATTCCTATGAACACGTCGGAATAGTACCTGATTGTACTTTTTCATTGCTTCCAGGTTCGCTATTAATTCAAGTGGCCAAGAGACCTATTGTTTTTTATACAAAAGATGTTTCAGTACAAATTGTAGCTACACCACTAAATTTAAGCTGAACGAGATATAAGCATGTTTGAAAGCACATACCTTATATGTGAACTTCAGAGATTCGAGAACATCCATGCCAAAGCTCAGTCCTCCGCCTTTGCGAGGCGTGGAGACAGAACTAGATGGGTTGCTTTGTTCGTCTTCACCAAGATTTCTCCCTACTGATACGACTAACGAATCAGGTGTACTCAGCAGTACATTATCAGAAGAATTCCTAATTGACTCCTGAAGTACAAAAAAATCTGGTATTAAACACTTTTAGCTGATATTCAGAAACAAATGAAGGAAATTCTACTCATAGGACTTCCAGAGCAGAAGTTAATAAAATGCCACTCATGCTTCAATAAATTATACTCATGAGCTTTTCAGTACTTCTAAACAAATAGAGTACCCCAATTTTGTCACTGCACTATCTAGTGATCTTTTCATTTCTGAAATTAACTTGAGCCTGCAAATGCCATGGTTCGCAGAATTATTTTCCAAAGAAATTGCTGATTTTAGTTCTCAAAAACACTATATGGGGCGTAATCTAAGAGACAGAACCATATTGTTTATTTGAGAAACATAGCGAGCAATATGGAATGTCATCAGCTATTGATTAACAAAAGGTAGAGTAACAAGCCCAATAAAAAATTGTGTTCTAGAACAATATCAGCAGCAAACAAAAGATTGAGTTTTAAAACGTTAAAACCGTACTTTAACATTAAAAGATAAGAAAACATAACTCTTTACAAAAGTAAAACTCGATGAGGAATCACATAGATAAAACCCTCATGGAAAGACAATCTACAAAGTCACCAGTACAGAGGAATGAACAACTCTCGGGGTTGGATGTTATTATTCTGCAATCTGTCATTAACCAAACCACTGCATTTCTCTGGATGTTATTATTCTGCAATCTTGGAGAAGCATACAGAGAAAACCAGTAGTTTGGTTAATGGACCATGCTCTCAGAAAACAACACTAGCCAAGTCTAGCTTGTTAAAGTCTCCTCGAGATGAAAATAACCATCACAAAAGGAGACTCAAGTCACTCGACGATCCAAAAGGGAAAACCAAATTGCGTAACAGGAGCCATGAAATCTGAAAATCAGTCAGCTGAATATTGTATACTCCAAAGTAGACTTAACTACGTCATGGAGAGTAGTAGGTTATTAGCATAACTATCCAGTTGATTATCACAGGTTgtcttattttaatttccagAATACTACAGTTTTGAGTTCAGGAACTAGCCTGCAATATTGTGTTCAACTCAAAATCATCATCCAATGATTCTCCTTTGTCTAGCTTATTGAAGATTACAGACAAGAAGTGTTGCAACAGATCACCTGTAAAATGCAAGATTCCAGCCCAATCAACAATACGTAAATAATAGTTGATGTGCGAATATCTGGACAGTAAGACATTGTTACCTGATCCTAATAAATATATGGCACGTAGAAAACCCAACTCATCTAGCAATCTCCAGTCATTCAGTAACTTTGACAACATAGTCCTCCCAATATAATCAGCCTGCATATGGAATCTAAAAGCTGTGGTATCATGCATCATTAGCATTATAATTGTAAAGTAGGTAATCACTGTCATGAACCTGTTTCTTTATATAGGAGATAAGACATTCTTGAATAATAACCACAGGGAGAGGAGTTGTTTTATGTTCAGTAATATTGATCCAGGTAAGGGTTCTTGATGGAAGAGTACAATTGTTCTGAAAAGGTAAAACCTCTGATATCTGAAGGTCCTCCTGTGAGATAAAAGAAAGTATGTtagacaaaattaaaattagctaATCTTACTTCAATAAAGCAAATACCTGGAAAAATGGAAGCACGGTGGGAAAAGGAAGCAAAACTTCCAGTAATTTTGTATCTTCTAGGAATCTCATATCTTGTAATTCACCAAACTGAAAAGTACTATCTATGTTCTTAAATGTCAAAGAGCCTTCATTGTTATTACTGAATATAGCCTGCCTCAGTGACTCATCATTTAGTGGGGGGAGATGAAATGCCTGAGAAATATTCAATGAGCCCCAAGAATCCTTATTTTCATGAAGAATCTCAAGACAAACAGTAATCGCTGGATTTTGCGAACAATATAATTGGGAGAGTGTGTCTGTTTTATTTGAATGACCCTCGGATGCATTCAGATTGTCGAAATTAATTGCACCTGTCCTCGAAGATGATGTCAAGCAAACATTTCTTTTATGCGCTAAGGTGTCATCCAATAACTTCTGCCAGAATTCTTTTGGTTGCTTTTTTGCTGCTGAGATCTTATCAATCGTATCTGGCTCCTCACTGTTTCCAACAGATCCAACTAAGTGTTTGTCATCTTGCCATAAATGCTTAGCGATGTGATCACCATGACCAACAAGAGCTATTAGTGACAGGCAAAAGACTTCCGACAAAGTCAATCCAGCTATGCTATACACACTTTTAAGATCATCACCAGAAAATGCTGAAAGAGATGTCAAAGGAGCATGACGGATCAGCTGCAATGATTTACCTGCAGAAATTATAGCTTTTGCAATGTCTTTGATGAATAACGGGCAAGCTTGAAAGTCATTACTAGTATCTTCTTTTCCCATGACCACACTTGACAAAGATACAGAAGCTCTGCCAGTCAGAACTTCTTTCAATTTAGACAAGTGAGGAAAATCTGGAGATAAATCTGCAAATTTTAATTTCCCTGATGTAGATGATCTAGGCAGATAGCTTTTCTCCCAAAACTCAGCCTCCTCTATAGCAATTCTTTTATTTGCAACAAAAAACATCTGCAGAAAGAACAGAGCACCAACATAGGAATTGCattcatattaaaattcataaagaAGGATGAACAATCAACAATACCCTATCAACAGCAAGGCATGCTTCCGAATCAATGTATAACATCAAGTTTAGAtcacaaagaaaaaataaagaaaactacAATGAGGTTTCAGGTGCCATAGCAAAAGAAGAAGGCAAACAATGACATTACTGAAGCGCATAAGAAAGGCATTTTATAATCAGCAATAGATCAAAGGATGTCCAGCAACATCAATAAAGGATGTCCAGGTACAGACTTTTAAGGAGCAGATTAAGAAAATGGAAAATCACAGAGAATGCTAGTGATCTTGCAGTCCCTCAGTAAGGTAAAAAGGTGCATGTATTATACATATGAAAAAAGATCATCAAGTAAAGGAAGAATAGGCAATCTGAATTTCTGACTTCAAAAGATCATCAATATACAcctgaataaaaaaattgaaaaggattTACCTCATCGAAGGGATCATCAAGAGTTCCTTGGAAAAGCCAAGAATCAAGGGTCTCAATATATGGCAGCAAACTTCCTACAAATATATAAAGCAGCATCCGGTATGCATCCTCCTGTAACAagcatatttttttatcaaatctcGAGACTTAAGAAGTGCATCTCAGAAGTATGAAATCTCACTAGCAGAGTTAGCTATAACCTCCCCTCCTTGCACAAGAGCAACTTCATTGAGCTTCCCATAAAGATGGTTCAGAATATGCACAGCAATATCTGCCGCAGGGACAGAGGGATCAAGCTCAAAATATGATTGAGGGATGGTCCCATGCACTATTTGAAACAAATATTCTGCTCCTGAGCATAGACTGCATCACAGAAACAGTTAGTAACcataaaaggaagccaagaaaGGTAGGGAGGCTCTTAAGACAAGCACATCAAATATAAAGGCCAGTGAAATTAAGTCAGGAGTTAAGATACAACAGCTTAAACTTGTAAGACTTGCACACTCTAGAACAGAAATGGAAAGGTGTAAGAGCATCTGTTGAATATAAAATGCCTTGAAAAATACAGCTAAGCTTGTTCCGAACAAATAATTCATGTCGGTCGCACTGAAAtcgaaaaaaagaaagatataGTGCTGTTCTTTGATTGGATTTTGACAATATGCATTTTCTTTGTTTCTAAGAATCAAAGGGAATTATAGTTTTTGAATACCCACATTATGGCCTTCCATATACCAATAATGAGAGATGCACCATCATTCAGTTTCTAAAACatcaacaaaaatatttcaagtgAGTAACTGCCATTTGATTGCCAGCACAAGCTTTTCAATTCCATTTCTGATAAGCaatatacacacaatattaCAGCCACAAAACCAAGTAATATGCAAACAAACCTTGATAAAGAACTCGACAACCCCAAGATAGACACAGCAGTGTTAACACTTGGGTTGTTTATTTTCACCTGTTCCTGCAAAGCAATGTCCCTTATCCTCTGCAAAGAGAAGACTTAGTTGAATCAAATCATGAAAAGCATAGAAAGAATAGGccacataaaaattaaaactcaTAAAAAGTTCATATTAATGCGACATACTCTAAGCCAAGTGCTAACAGAGCTAGCAAATGCTCTTAAAGTTGGTGGAGTCAAGCTCTTGGTTTTCTCAACTTTGTCCACCGCCATATCAACCAATTTTAAGCATGTTCCAGCATATAAAAACTGTTCAAGAATGTGAAACAAACTTGTCTGGGAAAGATGAGTCACATAGATCCCACTTTTGTAGCGAAAAAACAGACCAGTGTCATCCCAATAAAATAGCGAACTCGATAATCCTTGAAGCATCTGTAACAATCCTCGGACCTAAACCCGggaaaaaatttcaaatactTAATAAGAAAAATGTATTAGAAACAAAGTTCTTTCCCTACTAACAGAAGCACATTACCAAGTCGGATTCATTTGTCCTCAAAGATGCAACAGGAGTTGCAAAATGTATTCCCCCACCAGTGAGGGAATTATGGATTGTGTGTATTAGATTTGCTGATACTTCCATCTCTGCGCGAACCGTGCTAATTAATGGTCGCAAAAATCAAAGGAAGGAATACAGAATTTGGTTGGAGCAATTTGTCAAACAGTTGAGTAGTAATGGCTGAAATAATGTTCAGCCACGCACTCCCCTCAGGAGATCTTTCCGTATCATGCTGTTAAGGAGAGCGTGAAGCGCTATAACAGGATTTT
It contains:
- the LOC121792716 gene encoding gamma-tubulin complex component 5-like isoform X2 codes for the protein MEVSANLIHTIHNSLTGGGIHFATPVASLRTNESDLVRGLLQMLQGLSSSLFYWDDTGLFFRYKSGIYVTHLSQTSLFHILEQFLYAGTCLKLVDMAVDKVEKTKSLTPPTLRAFASSVSTWLREQVKINNPSVNTAVSILGLSSSLSSLCSGAEYLFQIVHGTIPQSYFELDPSVPAADIAVHILNHLYGKLNEVALVQGGEEDAYRMLLYIFVGSLLPYIETLDSWLFQGTLDDPFDEMFFVANKRIAIEEAEFWEKSYLPRSSTSGKLKFADLSPDFPHLSKLKEVLTGRASVSLSSVVMGKEDTSNDFQACPLFIKDIAKAIISAGKSLQLIRHAPLTSLSAFSGDDLKSVYSIAGLTLSEVFCLSLIALVGHGDHIAKHLWQDDKHLVGSVGNSEEPDTIDKISAAKKQPKEFWQKLLDDTLAHKRNVCLTSSSRTGAINFDNLNASEGHSNKTDTLSQLYCSQNPAITVCLEILHENKDSWGSLNISQAFHLPPLNDESLRQAIFSNNNEGSLTFKNIDSTFQFGELQDMRFLEDTKLLEVLLPFPTVLPFFQEDLQISEVLPFQNNCTLPSRTLTWINITEHKTTPLPVVIIQECLISYIKKQADYIGRTMLSKLLNDWRLLDELGFLRAIYLLGSGDLLQHFLSVIFNKLDKGESLDDDFELNTILQESIRNSSDNVLLSTPDSLVVSVGRNLGEDEQSNPSSSVSTPRKGGGLSFGMDVLESLKFTYKVSWPLELIANLEAMKKYNQVMNFLLKVKRAKFVLDKARKWMWKDRSTARRKHKRHWLLEHKLLHFVDAFHQYVMDRVYHNAWRELCEGVAAAGTLDEVIEVHEAYLLSIQRQCFVVPDKLWGLIASRINSILGLALDFYSVQQTINSSGAVSAVKARCEKEVERIEKQFDDCMAFLLRILSVKLNVGQFPHLAALVTRINYNCFYMSDGGVLTKAPGSVTLRPS
- the LOC121792716 gene encoding gamma-tubulin complex component 5-like isoform X1, with the protein product MEVSANLIHTIHNSLTGGGIHFATPVASLRTNESDLVRGLLQMLQGLSSSLFYWDDTGLFFRYKSGIYVTHLSQTSLFHILEQFLYAGTCLKLVDMAVDKVEKTKSLTPPTLRAFASSVSTWLRRIRDIALQEQVKINNPSVNTAVSILGLSSSLSSLCSGAEYLFQIVHGTIPQSYFELDPSVPAADIAVHILNHLYGKLNEVALVQGGEEDAYRMLLYIFVGSLLPYIETLDSWLFQGTLDDPFDEMFFVANKRIAIEEAEFWEKSYLPRSSTSGKLKFADLSPDFPHLSKLKEVLTGRASVSLSSVVMGKEDTSNDFQACPLFIKDIAKAIISAGKSLQLIRHAPLTSLSAFSGDDLKSVYSIAGLTLSEVFCLSLIALVGHGDHIAKHLWQDDKHLVGSVGNSEEPDTIDKISAAKKQPKEFWQKLLDDTLAHKRNVCLTSSSRTGAINFDNLNASEGHSNKTDTLSQLYCSQNPAITVCLEILHENKDSWGSLNISQAFHLPPLNDESLRQAIFSNNNEGSLTFKNIDSTFQFGELQDMRFLEDTKLLEVLLPFPTVLPFFQEDLQISEVLPFQNNCTLPSRTLTWINITEHKTTPLPVVIIQECLISYIKKQADYIGRTMLSKLLNDWRLLDELGFLRAIYLLGSGDLLQHFLSVIFNKLDKGESLDDDFELNTILQESIRNSSDNVLLSTPDSLVVSVGRNLGEDEQSNPSSSVSTPRKGGGLSFGMDVLESLKFTYKVSWPLELIANLEAMKKYNQVMNFLLKVKRAKFVLDKARKWMWKDRSTARRKHKRHWLLEHKLLHFVDAFHQYVMDRVYHNAWRELCEGVAAAGTLDEVIEVHEAYLLSIQRQCFVVPDKLWGLIASRINSILGLALDFYSVQQTINSSGAVSAVKARCEKEVERIEKQFDDCMAFLLRILSVKLNVGQFPHLAALVTRINYNCFYMSDGGVLTKAPGSVTLRPS